One Lycium barbarum isolate Lr01 chromosome 5, ASM1917538v2, whole genome shotgun sequence genomic window carries:
- the LOC132639308 gene encoding uncharacterized protein LOC132639308, with the protein MAEGSELWDIICDGPHSPINKDETGLATTPKTRKEYTEADKKAVEKNYKAKKILVYGIGADNYNRISSCTTAKEIWEALQTAHKGTTQVKNSKIDMLELFKMKEDEFINDMHTRFTSRINELSYLGEVITTTKPVRKLLGVLPDSWDNKSKCHL; encoded by the coding sequence ATGGCTGAAGGCTCAGAGCtgtgggacatcatttgtgatggtCCACATAGCCCCATAAACAAAGATGAAACTGGTTTGGCAACCACTCCTAAAACAAGGAAGGAATACACTGAGGCAGACAAAAAGGCTGTGGAAAAGAACTATAAAGCAAAGAAGATTCTTGTCTATGGTATAGGAGCAGATAATTACAATCGAATATCATCATGTACAACTGCTAAGGAAATCTGGGAAGCTCTCCAAACTGCCCACAAAGGAACAACTCAAGTAAAAAACTCTAAGATTGACATGCTCGAGTTGTTCAAAATGAAAGAGGATGAATTTATCAACGATATGCACACTAGATTCACCTCTAGAATTAATGAACTCAGCTATCTAGGAGAGGTTATCACAACTACCAAACCGGTAAGGAAGTTACTCGGAGTCCTGCCTGATTCTTGGGACAACAAAAGTAAATGCCATCTATGA
- the LOC132640707 gene encoding serine carboxypeptidase-like 48 isoform X3, which yields MRYLSRESSENKIFLPARDRGKVFIHPPQTPFTGMFYFFFESRSNKNDPVVIWLTGGPGCSSELALFYENGPFQISANMSLVWNDFGWDKVSNLIYVDQPTGTGFSYTSDDRDIRRNETAISNDLYDFIQAFFNAHPEYVNNDFYISGESYAGHYIPVFASRVHQGNKNEEGIYINLKGFAIGNGMTNPEIQFKAYTDYALDMKLINQTDYDDISKLYPKCQQQIKSCGSSFVPLGNGGEDVCLHAFQDCFNIFSSIMDIVGDKNYYDIRKTCKGDLCYDFSRMETYLNYDQVKHALDVGDDIEFVSCSSRVKQALGTDMMKSFEVGIPSLLEDGINLLIYAGEYDLMCNWLGNSNWVHAMKWSGQRDFGGAPSISFTVDGEEKGVQKKHGPLTFLKVHDAGHMVPMDQPKAALEMLQRWTQGKLSL from the exons ATGCGTTACTTGAGCCGAGAGTCCTCTGAAAACAAGATCTTTCTACCTGcacgagataggggtaaggtcttcATACACCCTCCCCAAACCCCTTTCACTGG GATGTTCTATTTTTTCTTTGAATCCAGGAGCAACAAGAATGATCCAGTTGTGATATGGCTAACAGGAGGCCCAGGATGTAGCAGTGAATTGGCTTTGTTTTATGAAAATGGACCTTTTCAAATATCAGCCAATATGTCTCTTGTTTGGAATGATTTTGGCTGGGACAAG GTATCGAACCTTATATATGTTGATCAACCAACAGGAACTGGTTTTAGTTATACTTCTGATGATCGTGATATTCGTCGCAATGAAACAGCTATAAGCAATGACCTTTATGACTTCATCCAG GCCTTCTTTAACGCGCATCCAGAGTATGTAAATAATGATTTCTACATTTCTGGAGAATCATATGCTGGCCATTATATTCCAGTATTTGCTTCTCGTGTTCACCAAGGAAacaaaaatgaagaaggaatttATATTAACCTTaag GGATTTGCCATTGGCAATGGAATGACTAATCCTGAAATCCAGTTCAAAGCGTACACTGACTATGCTTTGGATATGAAATTGATCAATCAAACTGATTACGATGACATAAGCAAATTATATCCGAAATGTCAACAGCAAATTAAGTCTTGCGGTAGTTCTTTTGTTCCACTtg GAAATGGTGGTGAGGATGTTTGCTTGCATGCATTTCAAGATTGTTTTAACATCTTCAGCAGTATAATGGACATTGTGGGCGACAAAAAT TACTATGATATCCGGAAGACTTGCAAAGGTGACCTTTGTTATGACTTCTCGAGAATGGAAACTTACCTCAACTATGACCAAGTTAAGCATGCCCTTGATGTTGGTGACGACATTGAATTTGTTTCATGTAGTAGTAGAGTTAAACAGGCGTTGGGGACGGATATGATGAAGAGTTTTGAAGTTGGTATTCCTTCCCTTCTTGAGGATGGTATCAATCTACTCATTTACGCTGGAGAGTATGACCTTATGTGCAACTGGCTCG GGAACTCAAATTGGGTGCATGCAATGAAATGGTCTGGGCAGAGAGACTTTGGTGGTGCACCATCCATTTCTTTTACAGTAGATGGTGAGGAGAAAGGAGTTCAAAAAAAGCATGGACCTTTGACTTTCCTCAAGGTCCATGATGCAGGTCATATGGTTCCAATGGACCAACCTAAGGCAGCACTTGAAATGCTTCAAAGGTGGACGCAAGGCAAATTGTCCTTGTAA
- the LOC132640707 gene encoding serine carboxypeptidase-like 48 isoform X6: MFYFFFESRSNKNDPVVIWLTGGPGCSSELALFYENGPFQISANMSLVWNDFGWDKVSNLIYVDQPTGTGFSYTSDDRDIRRNETAISNDLYDFIQAFFNAHPEYVNNDFYISGESYAGHYIPVFASRVHQGNKNEEGIYINLKGFAIGNGMTNPEIQFKAYTDYALDMKLINQTDYDDISKLYPKCQQQIKSCGSSFVPLGNGGEDVCLHAFQDCFNIFSSIMDIVGDKNYYDIRKTCKGDLCYDFSRMETYLNYDQVKHALDVGDDIEFVSCSSRVKQALGTDMMKSFEVGIPSLLEDGINLLIYAGEYDLMCNWLGNSNWVHAMKWSGQRDFGGAPSISFTVDGEEKGVQKKHGPLTFLKVHDAGHMVPMDQPKAALEMLQRWTQGKLSL; this comes from the exons ATGTTCTATTTTTTCTTTGAATCCAGGAGCAACAAGAATGATCCAGTTGTGATATGGCTAACAGGAGGCCCAGGATGTAGCAGTGAATTGGCTTTGTTTTATGAAAATGGACCTTTTCAAATATCAGCCAATATGTCTCTTGTTTGGAATGATTTTGGCTGGGACAAG GTATCGAACCTTATATATGTTGATCAACCAACAGGAACTGGTTTTAGTTATACTTCTGATGATCGTGATATTCGTCGCAATGAAACAGCTATAAGCAATGACCTTTATGACTTCATCCAG GCCTTCTTTAACGCGCATCCAGAGTATGTAAATAATGATTTCTACATTTCTGGAGAATCATATGCTGGCCATTATATTCCAGTATTTGCTTCTCGTGTTCACCAAGGAAacaaaaatgaagaaggaatttATATTAACCTTaag GGATTTGCCATTGGCAATGGAATGACTAATCCTGAAATCCAGTTCAAAGCGTACACTGACTATGCTTTGGATATGAAATTGATCAATCAAACTGATTACGATGACATAAGCAAATTATATCCGAAATGTCAACAGCAAATTAAGTCTTGCGGTAGTTCTTTTGTTCCACTtg GAAATGGTGGTGAGGATGTTTGCTTGCATGCATTTCAAGATTGTTTTAACATCTTCAGCAGTATAATGGACATTGTGGGCGACAAAAAT TACTATGATATCCGGAAGACTTGCAAAGGTGACCTTTGTTATGACTTCTCGAGAATGGAAACTTACCTCAACTATGACCAAGTTAAGCATGCCCTTGATGTTGGTGACGACATTGAATTTGTTTCATGTAGTAGTAGAGTTAAACAGGCGTTGGGGACGGATATGATGAAGAGTTTTGAAGTTGGTATTCCTTCCCTTCTTGAGGATGGTATCAATCTACTCATTTACGCTGGAGAGTATGACCTTATGTGCAACTGGCTCG GGAACTCAAATTGGGTGCATGCAATGAAATGGTCTGGGCAGAGAGACTTTGGTGGTGCACCATCCATTTCTTTTACAGTAGATGGTGAGGAGAAAGGAGTTCAAAAAAAGCATGGACCTTTGACTTTCCTCAAGGTCCATGATGCAGGTCATATGGTTCCAATGGACCAACCTAAGGCAGCACTTGAAATGCTTCAAAGGTGGACGCAAGGCAAATTGTCCTTGTAA
- the LOC132640707 gene encoding serine carboxypeptidase-like isoform X1, which produces MIFFIQILGRKMATSFSLLVLVLLLLSFSHVLTLSSKFFLHSGLIRPSEFPVTMAEKFIKQLNLFPKHDINIVSSKEIAPVTEQRLFEKKFNLSYLGDSGATVQDLGHHAGYYRLVHTKAARMFYFFFESRSNKNDPVVIWLTGGPGCSSELALFYENGPFQISANMSLVWNDFGWDKVSNLIYVDQPTGTGFSYTSDDRDIRRNETAISNDLYDFIQAFFNAHPEYVNNDFYISGESYAGHYIPVFASRVHQGNKNEEGIYINLKGFAIGNGMTNPEIQFKAYTDYALDMKLINQTDYDDISKLYPKCQQQIKSCGSSFVPLGNGGEDVCLHAFQDCFNIFSSIMDIVGDKNYYDIRKTCKGDLCYDFSRMETYLNYDQVKHALDVGDDIEFVSCSSRVKQALGTDMMKSFEVGIPSLLEDGINLLIYAGEYDLMCNWLGNSNWVHAMKWSGQRDFGGAPSISFTVDGEEKGVQKKHGPLTFLKVHDAGHMVPMDQPKAALEMLQRWTQGKLSL; this is translated from the exons ATGATATTCTTCATTCAAATCTTAGGGAGGAAAATGGCTACTTCATTCTCTCTTCTCGTTCTTGTTTTGttacttctttctttttctcatgTCCTTACATTGTCATCAAAGTTTTTCTTGCATTCTGGCCTTATAAGGCCCTCCGAATTCCCTGTAACAATGGCTGAAAAATTCATCAAACAACTTAACTTGTTCCCTAAACATGATATAAATATTGTTTCTTCAAAAGAAATAGCACCTGTTACTGAACAGAGACTATTTGAAAAGAAGTTTAATTTATCTTATCTTGGTGATTCTGGTGCCACTGTCCAAGACTTAGGTCATCATGCTGGTTATTATCGTCTTGTACATACTAAAGCTGCAAG GATGTTCTATTTTTTCTTTGAATCCAGGAGCAACAAGAATGATCCAGTTGTGATATGGCTAACAGGAGGCCCAGGATGTAGCAGTGAATTGGCTTTGTTTTATGAAAATGGACCTTTTCAAATATCAGCCAATATGTCTCTTGTTTGGAATGATTTTGGCTGGGACAAG GTATCGAACCTTATATATGTTGATCAACCAACAGGAACTGGTTTTAGTTATACTTCTGATGATCGTGATATTCGTCGCAATGAAACAGCTATAAGCAATGACCTTTATGACTTCATCCAG GCCTTCTTTAACGCGCATCCAGAGTATGTAAATAATGATTTCTACATTTCTGGAGAATCATATGCTGGCCATTATATTCCAGTATTTGCTTCTCGTGTTCACCAAGGAAacaaaaatgaagaaggaatttATATTAACCTTaag GGATTTGCCATTGGCAATGGAATGACTAATCCTGAAATCCAGTTCAAAGCGTACACTGACTATGCTTTGGATATGAAATTGATCAATCAAACTGATTACGATGACATAAGCAAATTATATCCGAAATGTCAACAGCAAATTAAGTCTTGCGGTAGTTCTTTTGTTCCACTtg GAAATGGTGGTGAGGATGTTTGCTTGCATGCATTTCAAGATTGTTTTAACATCTTCAGCAGTATAATGGACATTGTGGGCGACAAAAAT TACTATGATATCCGGAAGACTTGCAAAGGTGACCTTTGTTATGACTTCTCGAGAATGGAAACTTACCTCAACTATGACCAAGTTAAGCATGCCCTTGATGTTGGTGACGACATTGAATTTGTTTCATGTAGTAGTAGAGTTAAACAGGCGTTGGGGACGGATATGATGAAGAGTTTTGAAGTTGGTATTCCTTCCCTTCTTGAGGATGGTATCAATCTACTCATTTACGCTGGAGAGTATGACCTTATGTGCAACTGGCTCG GGAACTCAAATTGGGTGCATGCAATGAAATGGTCTGGGCAGAGAGACTTTGGTGGTGCACCATCCATTTCTTTTACAGTAGATGGTGAGGAGAAAGGAGTTCAAAAAAAGCATGGACCTTTGACTTTCCTCAAGGTCCATGATGCAGGTCATATGGTTCCAATGGACCAACCTAAGGCAGCACTTGAAATGCTTCAAAGGTGGACGCAAGGCAAATTGTCCTTGTAA
- the LOC132640707 gene encoding serine carboxypeptidase-like isoform X2, translating into MIFFIQILGRKMATSFSLLVLVLLLLSFSHVLTLSSKFFLHSGLIRPSEFPVTMAEKFIKQLNLFPKHDINIVSSKEIAPVTEQRLFEKKFNLSYLGDSGATVQDLGHHAGYYRLVHTKAARMFYFFFESRSNKNDPVVIWLTGGPGCSSELALFYENGPFQISANMSLVWNDFGWDKVSNLIYVDQPTGTGFSYTSDDRDIRRNETAISNDLYDFIQAFFNAHPEYVNNDFYISGESYAGHYIPVFASRVHQGNKNEEGIYINLKGFAIGNGMTNPEIQFKAYTDYALDMKLINQTDYDDISKLYPKCQQQIKSCGNGGEDVCLHAFQDCFNIFSSIMDIVGDKNYYDIRKTCKGDLCYDFSRMETYLNYDQVKHALDVGDDIEFVSCSSRVKQALGTDMMKSFEVGIPSLLEDGINLLIYAGEYDLMCNWLGNSNWVHAMKWSGQRDFGGAPSISFTVDGEEKGVQKKHGPLTFLKVHDAGHMVPMDQPKAALEMLQRWTQGKLSL; encoded by the exons ATGATATTCTTCATTCAAATCTTAGGGAGGAAAATGGCTACTTCATTCTCTCTTCTCGTTCTTGTTTTGttacttctttctttttctcatgTCCTTACATTGTCATCAAAGTTTTTCTTGCATTCTGGCCTTATAAGGCCCTCCGAATTCCCTGTAACAATGGCTGAAAAATTCATCAAACAACTTAACTTGTTCCCTAAACATGATATAAATATTGTTTCTTCAAAAGAAATAGCACCTGTTACTGAACAGAGACTATTTGAAAAGAAGTTTAATTTATCTTATCTTGGTGATTCTGGTGCCACTGTCCAAGACTTAGGTCATCATGCTGGTTATTATCGTCTTGTACATACTAAAGCTGCAAG GATGTTCTATTTTTTCTTTGAATCCAGGAGCAACAAGAATGATCCAGTTGTGATATGGCTAACAGGAGGCCCAGGATGTAGCAGTGAATTGGCTTTGTTTTATGAAAATGGACCTTTTCAAATATCAGCCAATATGTCTCTTGTTTGGAATGATTTTGGCTGGGACAAG GTATCGAACCTTATATATGTTGATCAACCAACAGGAACTGGTTTTAGTTATACTTCTGATGATCGTGATATTCGTCGCAATGAAACAGCTATAAGCAATGACCTTTATGACTTCATCCAG GCCTTCTTTAACGCGCATCCAGAGTATGTAAATAATGATTTCTACATTTCTGGAGAATCATATGCTGGCCATTATATTCCAGTATTTGCTTCTCGTGTTCACCAAGGAAacaaaaatgaagaaggaatttATATTAACCTTaag GGATTTGCCATTGGCAATGGAATGACTAATCCTGAAATCCAGTTCAAAGCGTACACTGACTATGCTTTGGATATGAAATTGATCAATCAAACTGATTACGATGACATAAGCAAATTATATCCGAAATGTCAACAGCAAATTAAGTCTTGCG GAAATGGTGGTGAGGATGTTTGCTTGCATGCATTTCAAGATTGTTTTAACATCTTCAGCAGTATAATGGACATTGTGGGCGACAAAAAT TACTATGATATCCGGAAGACTTGCAAAGGTGACCTTTGTTATGACTTCTCGAGAATGGAAACTTACCTCAACTATGACCAAGTTAAGCATGCCCTTGATGTTGGTGACGACATTGAATTTGTTTCATGTAGTAGTAGAGTTAAACAGGCGTTGGGGACGGATATGATGAAGAGTTTTGAAGTTGGTATTCCTTCCCTTCTTGAGGATGGTATCAATCTACTCATTTACGCTGGAGAGTATGACCTTATGTGCAACTGGCTCG GGAACTCAAATTGGGTGCATGCAATGAAATGGTCTGGGCAGAGAGACTTTGGTGGTGCACCATCCATTTCTTTTACAGTAGATGGTGAGGAGAAAGGAGTTCAAAAAAAGCATGGACCTTTGACTTTCCTCAAGGTCCATGATGCAGGTCATATGGTTCCAATGGACCAACCTAAGGCAGCACTTGAAATGCTTCAAAGGTGGACGCAAGGCAAATTGTCCTTGTAA
- the LOC132640707 gene encoding serine carboxypeptidase-like 48 isoform X4 — protein sequence MIFFIQILGRKMATSFSLLVLVLLLLSFSHVLTLSSKFFLHSGLIRPSEFPVTMAEKFIKQLNLFPKHDINIVSSKEIAPVTEQRLFEKKFNLSYLGDSGATVQDLGHHAGYYRLVHTKAARMFYFFFESRSNKNDPVVIWLTGGPGCSSELALFYENGPFQISANMSLVWNDFGWDKVSNLIYVDQPTGTGFSYTSDDRDIRRNETAISNDLYDFIQAFFNAHPEYVNNDFYISGESYAGHYIPVFASRVHQGNKNEEGIYINLKGFAIGNGMTNPEIQFKAYTDYALDMKLINQTDYDDISKLYPKCQQQIKSCGSSFVPLGNGGEDVCLHAFQDCFNIFSSIMDIVGDKN from the exons ATGATATTCTTCATTCAAATCTTAGGGAGGAAAATGGCTACTTCATTCTCTCTTCTCGTTCTTGTTTTGttacttctttctttttctcatgTCCTTACATTGTCATCAAAGTTTTTCTTGCATTCTGGCCTTATAAGGCCCTCCGAATTCCCTGTAACAATGGCTGAAAAATTCATCAAACAACTTAACTTGTTCCCTAAACATGATATAAATATTGTTTCTTCAAAAGAAATAGCACCTGTTACTGAACAGAGACTATTTGAAAAGAAGTTTAATTTATCTTATCTTGGTGATTCTGGTGCCACTGTCCAAGACTTAGGTCATCATGCTGGTTATTATCGTCTTGTACATACTAAAGCTGCAAG GATGTTCTATTTTTTCTTTGAATCCAGGAGCAACAAGAATGATCCAGTTGTGATATGGCTAACAGGAGGCCCAGGATGTAGCAGTGAATTGGCTTTGTTTTATGAAAATGGACCTTTTCAAATATCAGCCAATATGTCTCTTGTTTGGAATGATTTTGGCTGGGACAAG GTATCGAACCTTATATATGTTGATCAACCAACAGGAACTGGTTTTAGTTATACTTCTGATGATCGTGATATTCGTCGCAATGAAACAGCTATAAGCAATGACCTTTATGACTTCATCCAG GCCTTCTTTAACGCGCATCCAGAGTATGTAAATAATGATTTCTACATTTCTGGAGAATCATATGCTGGCCATTATATTCCAGTATTTGCTTCTCGTGTTCACCAAGGAAacaaaaatgaagaaggaatttATATTAACCTTaag GGATTTGCCATTGGCAATGGAATGACTAATCCTGAAATCCAGTTCAAAGCGTACACTGACTATGCTTTGGATATGAAATTGATCAATCAAACTGATTACGATGACATAAGCAAATTATATCCGAAATGTCAACAGCAAATTAAGTCTTGCGGTAGTTCTTTTGTTCCACTtg GAAATGGTGGTGAGGATGTTTGCTTGCATGCATTTCAAGATTGTTTTAACATCTTCAGCAGTATAATGGACATTGTGGGCGACAAAAAT TAG
- the LOC132640707 gene encoding serine carboxypeptidase-like 48 isoform X5 — protein MIFFIQILGRKMATSFSLLVLVLLLLSFSHVLTLSSKFFLHSGLIRPSEFPVTMAEKFIKQLNLFPKHDINIVSSKEIAPVTEQRLFEKKFNLSYLGDSGATVQDLGHHAGYYRLVHTKAARMFYFFFESRSNKNDPVVIWLTGGPGCSSELALFYENGPFQISANMSLVWNDFGWDKVSNLIYVDQPTGTGFSYTSDDRDIRRNETAISNDLYDFIQAFFNAHPEYVNNDFYISGESYAGHYIPVFASRVHQGNKNEEGIYINLKGFAIGNGMTNPEIQFKAYTDYALDMKLINQTDYDDISKLYPKCQQQIKSCGNGGEDVCLHAFQDCFNIFSSIMDIVGDKN, from the exons ATGATATTCTTCATTCAAATCTTAGGGAGGAAAATGGCTACTTCATTCTCTCTTCTCGTTCTTGTTTTGttacttctttctttttctcatgTCCTTACATTGTCATCAAAGTTTTTCTTGCATTCTGGCCTTATAAGGCCCTCCGAATTCCCTGTAACAATGGCTGAAAAATTCATCAAACAACTTAACTTGTTCCCTAAACATGATATAAATATTGTTTCTTCAAAAGAAATAGCACCTGTTACTGAACAGAGACTATTTGAAAAGAAGTTTAATTTATCTTATCTTGGTGATTCTGGTGCCACTGTCCAAGACTTAGGTCATCATGCTGGTTATTATCGTCTTGTACATACTAAAGCTGCAAG GATGTTCTATTTTTTCTTTGAATCCAGGAGCAACAAGAATGATCCAGTTGTGATATGGCTAACAGGAGGCCCAGGATGTAGCAGTGAATTGGCTTTGTTTTATGAAAATGGACCTTTTCAAATATCAGCCAATATGTCTCTTGTTTGGAATGATTTTGGCTGGGACAAG GTATCGAACCTTATATATGTTGATCAACCAACAGGAACTGGTTTTAGTTATACTTCTGATGATCGTGATATTCGTCGCAATGAAACAGCTATAAGCAATGACCTTTATGACTTCATCCAG GCCTTCTTTAACGCGCATCCAGAGTATGTAAATAATGATTTCTACATTTCTGGAGAATCATATGCTGGCCATTATATTCCAGTATTTGCTTCTCGTGTTCACCAAGGAAacaaaaatgaagaaggaatttATATTAACCTTaag GGATTTGCCATTGGCAATGGAATGACTAATCCTGAAATCCAGTTCAAAGCGTACACTGACTATGCTTTGGATATGAAATTGATCAATCAAACTGATTACGATGACATAAGCAAATTATATCCGAAATGTCAACAGCAAATTAAGTCTTGCG GAAATGGTGGTGAGGATGTTTGCTTGCATGCATTTCAAGATTGTTTTAACATCTTCAGCAGTATAATGGACATTGTGGGCGACAAAAAT TAG